The following coding sequences are from one Gopherus flavomarginatus isolate rGopFla2 chromosome 21, rGopFla2.mat.asm, whole genome shotgun sequence window:
- the LOC127038890 gene encoding kelch-like protein 12: MSSSQKGEKQELPKSLELSKGLKQLYQHQLLCDATLVCEERRFSCHRVLLAAVSPYFKNVFTSSCKEFQGGEVVLQDMAPSILQSILKYIYTEKLSLSLETAPDLFAAASKLQILPLVEICYRFLLKTISIQNCIGLYRLAQAYNHQALLYATMQLITLNFGRFCEDDDFLSLDVSSLITILSSDGLAVASELEVYQAVRRWIQFQPTTGHNLLNELMRCVRLPLLTDRELVDVQLDSERYGDVQHHWKQLDSEERLLESGGLRQGMSDELIVCVDSQMWEDQELENEDFLMGSYDPHAERWEKLPGLKSLTHPACVALGDKLYVSGGICRNSYSDALYEFNSFKGQWTQLPSMSVPRATHGFLICNQRLYAMGGWRGFHEFLNSAERFDIAEQIWTPICRMPFALSRSASVVLKRKLYLLGGATGLTGSWQFHRGLLIYEVSTDTWTQVSLNNGFFSAGAVAMNNGIYVIGGYAEKRTREWVEGGLIPENRHCTRKCFFISGDGSMNEEVIVPKLPKGIANAAVVRWEKRIYVLGGENLTQCYKTIYYWEPGEPKWSKCPEDIPVSHEGVSGFGCTMLKRPKKEILSLFQTTSVALIELPELPHAPYPEELPELPRTCYPEELPELPCARYPEEPPELPHAHYPEEPPELPQLPELPRTCYPEELLELPWTDFPEELPDLPPSPGRDKPMNLDPAEDDPRIQSLLPMQIVYLPSQYWEVIGSSLGGFPGWKNQGDPKEHCNDFYTHPSPSSQCSNIGFATKEQTVLHPVQDDATESSQRKILHQKKPCSSNYGLTCPKERFFLILSSQRLTHALKQEGLSSS, translated from the exons ATGAGTTCCAGTCAAAAAGGGGAGAAACAGGAGCTGCCAAAGTCACTGGAGCTAAGCAAAG GTCTAAAGCAGCTGTACCAGCACCAGTTGCTCTGTGATGCCACGTTAGTGTGTGAAGAAAGGAGATTCTCCTGCCATAG AGTACTGCTAGCAGCTGTCAGTCCTTACTTTAAGAATGTTTTCACAAGCTCCTGCAAAGAATTCCAGGGTGGAGAAGTTGTGCTGCAGGATATGGCTCCTTCCATCCTCCAAAGCATATTAAAATATATCTACACAGAAAAGCTATCACTTAGTCTAGAGACAGCCCCAGATCTGTTTGCAGCAGCCAGCAAGCTACAGATCCTCCCCCTAGTGGAGATCTGCTACAG GTTTCTTCTGAAGACCATTTCCATACAGAACTGCATTGGGCTGTACAGACTGGCTCAGGCTTACAACCACCAAGCTCTCCTTTATGCTACCATGCAGCTCATCACCCTAAACTTTGGAAGGTTCTGTGAGGATGACGACTTCTTGAGTCTGGATGTCAGCAGTTTAATCACCATCCTGTCTTCAGATGGCCTTGCAGTTGCTTCTGAGTTAGAAGTGTACCAGGCTGTGCGTCGCTGGATACAGTTTCAACCCACCACAGGCCACAACCTCCTCAATGAGCTGATGAGGTGTGTCCGGCTGCCTCTCTTGACAGATAGAGAGCTTGTGGATGTGCAGCTGGATTCAGAACGGTATGGGGATGTTCAGCATCACTGGAAGCAGCTGGACAGTGAAGAGAGGTTGCTCGAGAGCGGGGGACTCAGACAGGGCATGTCTGATGAACTGATAGTGTGTGTAGATTCACAGATGTGGGAGGACCAAGAGCTGGAGAATGAAGATTTTCTGATGGGCTCTTACGATCCTCATGCAGAAAGGTGGGAAAAGCTCCCAGGCTTGAAATCTTTGACACATCCAGCCTGTGTGGCACTTGGAGACAAGCTCTATGTATCTGGAGGCATCTGCAGGAATTCTTATTCAGATGCTTTGTATGAGTTCAACTCTTTTAAAGGCCAGTGGACACAGCTCCCTTCAATGTCTGTGCCCCGTGCTACACATGGATTCCTAATCTGTAACCAGAGGCTGTATGCTATGGGAGGCTGGCGTGGGTTTCATGAGTTCCTCAATTCTGCAGAACGCTTTGACATAGCAGAGCAGATATGGACTCCCATATGTAGGATGCCTTTTGCTCTGAGCCGTTCTGCCTCCGTAGTTCTCAAGAGGAAACTATACTTACTAGGGGGAGCAACAGGCCTGACTGGCTCTTGGCAATTTCATAGAGGACTTCTGATCTATGAAGTTAGCACGGACACATGGACACAGGTGTCTCTGAACAATGGGTTCTTTTCAGCGGGTGCGGTTGCCATGAATAATGGGATATATGTTATAGGTGGGTATGCTGAAAAGAGAACCAGAGAGTGGGTCGAGGGTGGTCTCATACCAGAAAACCGTCACTGCACTAGAAAGTGTTTCTTTATCTCTGGTGATGGTAGTATGAATGAGGAGGTGATTGTTCCAAAACTGCCAAAGGGAATTGCTAATGCTGCAGTGGTCCGTTGGGAAAAGAGGATCTATGTCTTGGGTGGGGAAAATTTAACCCAATGTTATAAAACAATTTATTATTGGGAACCCGGTGAGCCCAAGTGGAGCAAATGCCCAGAAGACATCCCTGTCTCTCATGAAGGTGTCAGTGGGTTTGGTTGTACAATGCTAAAGAGACCCAAAAAGGAGATCCTGTCCCTTTTTCAAACGACATCGGTAGCCCTGATAG agctgccggagctcccccatGCCCCCTACCCGgaagagctgccggagctcccccgcaCCTGCTACCCGGaagagctgccggagctaccctgTGCCCGCTACCCGGAAGAGCCGCCGGAGCTCCCCCATGCCCACTACCCGGAAGAgccgccggagctccccc agctgccggagctcccccgcaCCTGCTACCCGGAAGAGCTGCTGGAGCTACCCTGGACAGACtttccggaggagctgccggacctaccacccagccccggccgGGACAAACCCATGAACCTGGACCCTGCAGAGGATGATCCCAGGATCCAG TCCCTGCTACCCATGCAAATCGTATACCTTCCCTCCCAGTACTGGGAAGTGATAGGGTCATCTCTGGGAGGATTTCCTGGATGGAAGAACCAGGGGGATCCAAAGGAGCACTGCAATGACTTCTACACCCACCCTTCTCCCAGCTCTCAGTGCAGCAACATAGGATTTGCCACAAAGGAACAGACCGTGCTCCATCCAGTCCAGGATGATGCCACTGAAAGTAGCCAGCGCAAGATCCTTCACCAGAAGAAACCCTGCAGCAGCAATTATGGGCTAACATGCCCCAAGGAAAGGTTCTTCCTGATCCTCAGTAGTCAGAGGTTGACTCacgccctgaagcaggagggtttatCCTCCAGCTAA